Proteins encoded by one window of Conger conger chromosome 1, fConCon1.1, whole genome shotgun sequence:
- the LOC133121268 gene encoding sterile alpha motif domain-containing protein 5-like, which yields MTGKGPTIVCEWLKTLQLCQYVESFVDNGYDDLEVCKRIGDADLDAIGVFSPHHRQRICAAVQRLKEGNKETADCVYFTLEPMPTSPDISNSHKTEYHASKLKGCRSCTETKGDQSVRRNLGGKHTNRNVGTRKEPVIYPKLNLKIMIRDKLAKDGINLSQPPYSKKDGSLGNIDDLAQEYAMFYNTCFSEVCDRMEELRRRRVSRDMDPGTAAIH from the exons ATGACGGGCAAAGGTCCCACCATTGTGTGCGAATGGCTCAAGACACTTCAGCTTTGCCAGTACGTGGAATCATTCGTGGACAATGGCTATGATGACTTGGAAGTATGTAAACGAATTGGGGACGCCGATTTGGATGCTATAGGTGTCTTCAGCCCTCACCATAGACAGAGAATTTGTGCCGCAGTACAGAGGCTGAAAGAGGGAAATAAAGAGACAGCCGACTGTGTGTACTTCACCTTGGAGCCAATGCCCACCTCCCCGGATATCTCAAACTCCCACAAAACCGAGTACCACGCATCCAAACTGAAAGGATGTAGATCATGCACCGAGACCAAAGGCGACCAAAGCGTTCGAAGGAATCTGGGGGGAAAGCATACGAACAGGAATGTCGGCACTCGTAAAGAACCGGTGATTTATCccaaactcaacctgaagaTCATGATCAGAGATAAACTGGCAAAAGATGGAATTAACCTCAGCCAGCCTCCCTACTCTAAGAAG GATGGCTCTCTGGGGAATATTGATGACCTGGCACAGGAGTATGCAATGTTTTACAACACCTGCTTCAGTGAAGTCTGTGATCGCATGGAGGAGCTTCGCAGACGCAGAGTGTCTCGGGACATGGATCCA GGGACAGCGGCTATCCACTGA